Genomic window (Candidatus Binataceae bacterium):
GCAAACATCGACTGCCTATCTGAATGTGGCGAATCAGCAATGACTGTGCATTAAAAAAATGCTGCAAAAACTGAGTAAACGAGCGCGACGGTTGACATCGACACTAGGTCTGCCACCTGCAGATAGGGTGTCACCAATGGCCTGGGGTGAATTCGAGGAATATTTTTTAGTTTAAGGTGGCGAGCGCTCGCACCCCCAACGTGGCTGGCGGCTTTACGTCTCAGGACCCTTGAGCCGAATCGAAGTTCGTGGCGAGCGGGCTGGGGCGGCAAGGACTTAACGATGCGCCGATGGATCAAGTTGGACTTGGCAACCGGGTTGGCCATTGAGTTTTTTGCCAAAAGGGCTACAAGAATGGAGCCCTGGGAGGTCGCCCCGAGCGGCTCGCGGGAGGTCACCCGTTGGGGGCCAAGGAGTTGACATGAAAAAGTACGAATCAGGGGCCTGGCTGGTGATGTCGGGCCTGCTCGCCACCCTGATCTTGGTAGTGAGCCCCAACCTGACCATGGTCAGCGTTTTCATGACTCCGCTCATCCGCTACTTCCATTGGTCTCACGCTGACGTCGGCCATCTCGCCTTTGCCGCCGGAATCGCCGGCGGCCTGGTTTCTCCGCTGGTGGGCTGGTTGCTCGACCGTATCGGCGCACGTTGGCTCATCGCGGCCGGTGTGGCGATCATGGGCGTCAGCTACCTGGTGGCCAGTCACTCCCAGTCTCTGGGCGCCATGACTCTGGCCTGGGGGGTGGTTGGGATTGGGGCGGCGGTGGCGGGACTGATCCCGATCATGGTGGTGGCGATTAACTGGTTTGGCGGGCGACGCGGCTTCGCCGGTGGCGTGATTATGTTTGGAATGGGGGTGGGAATGGCGCTACCACCGCCGATTCTGACCTATCTTATTGCCCATCATGGCTGGCGCGTGGCGATGCGCTGGATGGCGGTGCCGGCATTGGCGATCGCGGTACCTTATGTGTTAGCGGTGATGCGCACGCGGCCCAAGGTCGCGCAGGCCCGCAATACCAGTGAGGAAGTCGCCTCGCTGCCGGGCCTGGAGGTGGGTGCCGCCTTGTGCTCCTCGGCCTTCTGGCTTTGCTTGATCGCCGATTTTATCTGGAGCAGCGGTTTTTCCGCCTCACTCACCCATTCAATCACTTACATGATTGGGTTGGGCTTTAAACCCTCCCACGCCGCGTTGATTTACAGCGCCCAAACCATGGGTACCGCACTGTGCACCGTACCTTTCGGTATCCTGGCCGATCGGATCGGAGTGCGCCGAGTGCTGGCGCTGGCTTTCCTGCTGGTGGGGATCGGTAGTGCGGCTTTGGTCGGTTTCAGTTCGACGGTCGCCGAGCCCTATCTGCTGCCCGTATATATTCTATGTTGGGGCGCGCCTTGCGGAACGGTGTTCGCGCTCCTGCCGGTTCTGATGGCCGAGACGCTGGGCCTGCGCCGCTTGGGCACGCTGGTAGGTATCAAGGGCTTCAGCACCGCGGTTGCGCTAGCCACTGGCCCGGTGTGGTCGGGCAAGTTATTCGATATTACGGGTAGTTACGTGCTGCCTTACGAGATCGCGACCATTGCGATTTTGGCCAACTTTGTGATCATCCTGATGGTTCGGCCTGCTCGGGGTTACGATCAAGTACCGCTCCGCGAGGAAAAGTCGGGCTTGGTGGCAGCCGCCCAAGCCTAGCGGCGGCTTTCATTTCGGTGCATCGGCGCGGCAGTCTTACCTCCGCCGCGCCTGCCGTAACTAGCCTGCTCCTCAGTAGCGCCAGGGGGGTAGAGTAAGCAGAGGGAAGGCGCTGTGCACACCGGGGGCAGTGGTCGGAGAGGCTGCGCGCAGATAGGCCGGAGTGAGCGCGGCCGGCCGGGTCACGCCCAGCAGCCCCATCGCCAAGCGCAATTCTTCCTCCAGCAGTTCGAGTACCCTCACTACGCCGCCGGCACCGGCGGCGGCTAGGCCGTAAACATAGAGCCGGCCGATGCCGACTGCGTCGGCGCCCAGGGCCAAGGCCTTGACGATATCGGTACCGCGACTGATCCCGCCGTCCACCACGATGCGTGCGCGGCCGCCGACTGCCGCCACCACCTCGGGCAGAATTTCCATCGTACCCTGACCGTGATCGAGTTGGCGGCCGCCATGATTGGAGACGTAAACTATTTCGACGCCGTGCTCGATCGCCAGGGCGGCGTCTTCGGCGGAGGCGATACCCTTCAGTACCAAGGGTAGCTTGAACTTGGACTTGTAGCGATCGACATCGCGCCAGGTCACGCGTGGCTGATAGGTGCGGCCCTCCATCGCGCCGCGCCAGCGGAAAAAGCGCTTGGCCAGATCCCGCTCGCGCCGGCTGTAATAGGCCGAGTCCACGGTCAGGCAGAGGGCATCGTAGCCGGCGTCGATGGCGCGCCGAAAATAATCGTCCACCCAGGCACTATCGCCGCGCACGTAGAGTTGAAAGATTTTGAGCGCATCGCCACCAGCGGCGGCAGTAGCTTCAAGACCTGGTTGCGAAACCGAACTAAGAAGCATGCCGATTCCGAAGCTGTCGGCGGCCGCCGCCACCGTGGCTGCGCCATTAGCCTCGAAAACTTCCAGCGAGCCTACCGGCGCGCACAGCACGGGGATGCGCAGGCGCTTGCCCAGCAGGGTAACCGATAAATCGATGTCGGCTACGTCGCAGAGCACACGCGGGCGCAAAGCCAACGAGTCCAGCGCTTGGCGGTTGCGGGCCAGGGTGGTTTCGGTTTCAGTGCCACCAACCAGGTAATCCCAGATGTTGCGGGTCAAGTTGCTATGGGCAACTGCGATAAATTCGTGCAAGGTCTGAAAGCGCTCCCCCGCTGATTCGACTGCCACTGCTTCTCACCTCCTGTCGCTAGCCGAGTCTAACCCCGGCAATGGTGGAGATTAAAGGGCAGGGCGGCAACCGTTTTCAAAAGCCGGGCGCCAACCAGGGTTGTTGTGCAAGAATGGCCTGAACCTGGCCGATGTAATCGATCGCGTCCTGATCGTACCACCCGCCGCTATACCAACTCCCCACGCATCCCCACAGTTGCTCGCTGGCATCAGCCGAGGGGTAAGCGTTGTGCCCGTCCAAGGGAACGCGTTCGCTCAGATAGGGAATGTCGCCCTGGACACAGGCTCGTTGGTAGGCCAGTTTGAAATCAACGTTGAAAGCCGTCGATTCACTACTCATCGGATATGTAGCCGGAAAGTCCGACTGTTTGATTTGCAAAATTCCCCAACTCGTACCGTTGCCGATATCACCCTCGGCGCCCTGTTCCCAATCCGACTCGTTGACCGCAATCGCTCGCACCACGTTGGGATCAAAACCCCACTTATAAGCGCCCCATTGTAAGATCTCGTCGGTCGTGCCGGTGAACTGGCCGTCGGCCTGAAGGATCAATGCGTTGCCTGCGGCGGTCAGCGAATCCAACGCCCCGCTGCTTTGATAATCTGCCAGCTCGCTGCTGGTGGGCATTGTGTTGTTGGCCTCGGCATTGGCCGGGCGCGGTTCGAAGTTTGGGTTGTACTGCACCAGTGCCGCCGCCTTTGCGTCGCTTAAGGGTAACGAGGTGGCCGTTGGCAGGGGCGCGGCGGAGGTGGGTGTATTTGGCGTGGGGGTGGGCGTAGCGCTGGGCGCGACAGGGCTGCGCGAGGAAGTAAACGGCGCAGCCGGTGAGATGGTGGCTATCGATTGGGCCGGCGTTGGCGTCTGCACACCGGTTGGCGACGGCAGGATCGCCAGTCCGTTCCCTCCCGCTGCTCCTGGGCTGGTCGTGCCACCTGCGCCGCCGCCGCTACACCCTTGCCCCAGGGTCGAAATTGTCCCGCACAGCGCTACCCCGATCACCACGCTTGAAAAGTGCCGCCAAATCGACCTCTCGCTCACGCTCCAGACCTTTCCCGGCCGGGTGAACAAGCCGACTTTTGCGCCTTCTGCTCCAGGGCAAGGCCGGGGAGCAGGCAGAATGAATGCGATGAGCCGGTGGTCAAGCGTCGGGGCCATCGCTCCGGTGATCGGCTGGCGCAGGTTCTATGCCAATAAAACAGGCGTGGGATGAGATGGGGCGAAGAAAGAAAGAAAAGGATAAACTAAATTTATATGGGCTTTAGTCAGGAAACGGCAGTTCCAGCTTTGGACAACTAGTGTCTGGAAAGGAACCTCTGCGTCAAAAACGACCAGTTAAGTGTCGCAAGCTGTATCGTTTTAGTGCAATTTAATGAGCGCCATAACGGCCTTAGCTTTACTCTTTGGCTGAACTGCGACTCACCGTCGCTTGACGATTCGAGAGGAAGGGCATGAATCGTCTTCGCGAGATAAGTCATTTCCAAGCCAGCAGAAGCCTCCAGACGCC
Coding sequences:
- a CDS encoding MFS transporter, which gives rise to MKKYESGAWLVMSGLLATLILVVSPNLTMVSVFMTPLIRYFHWSHADVGHLAFAAGIAGGLVSPLVGWLLDRIGARWLIAAGVAIMGVSYLVASHSQSLGAMTLAWGVVGIGAAVAGLIPIMVVAINWFGGRRGFAGGVIMFGMGVGMALPPPILTYLIAHHGWRVAMRWMAVPALAIAVPYVLAVMRTRPKVAQARNTSEEVASLPGLEVGAALCSSAFWLCLIADFIWSSGFSASLTHSITYMIGLGFKPSHAALIYSAQTMGTALCTVPFGILADRIGVRRVLALAFLLVGIGSAALVGFSSTVAEPYLLPVYILCWGAPCGTVFALLPVLMAETLGLRRLGTLVGIKGFSTAVALATGPVWSGKLFDITGSYVLPYEIATIAILANFVIILMVRPARGYDQVPLREEKSGLVAAAQA
- a CDS encoding alpha-hydroxy acid oxidase: MAVESAGERFQTLHEFIAVAHSNLTRNIWDYLVGGTETETTLARNRQALDSLALRPRVLCDVADIDLSVTLLGKRLRIPVLCAPVGSLEVFEANGAATVAAAADSFGIGMLLSSVSQPGLEATAAAGGDALKIFQLYVRGDSAWVDDYFRRAIDAGYDALCLTVDSAYYSRRERDLAKRFFRWRGAMEGRTYQPRVTWRDVDRYKSKFKLPLVLKGIASAEDAALAIEHGVEIVYVSNHGGRQLDHGQGTMEILPEVVAAVGGRARIVVDGGISRGTDIVKALALGADAVGIGRLYVYGLAAAGAGGVVRVLELLEEELRLAMGLLGVTRPAALTPAYLRAASPTTAPGVHSAFPLLTLPPWRY